In the genome of Mytilus edulis chromosome 3, xbMytEdul2.2, whole genome shotgun sequence, one region contains:
- the LOC139516271 gene encoding uncharacterized protein produces MGWDSQAMAHMSPHMFQGRHGSEMYDQMKGYSHMEGQRYDMLGVQGMHSSDMFGSTAVTGSSSYSQMSQLRPPVHSQAMLIPGHPHHMMMGHGAHGMSPMSMGSAQSPPLHGSLDSMGAHIQDIHAG; encoded by the exons ATGGGTTGGGATAGCCAGGCCATGGCACATATGAGTCCTCACA TGTTTCAAGGAAGACATGGTAGTGAAATGTACGATCAAATGAAGGGATATTCTCATATGGAAGGACAAAGATATGATATGCTTGGAGTTCAGGGTATGCATAGTAGTGACATGTTCGGAAGTACTGCTGTCACTGGCAGTAGTTCATACTCTCAGATGTCACAGTTACGACCACCAGTTCATTCGCAAGCAATGCTAATACCAGGGCATCCGCATCATATGATGATGGGACACGGAGCCCACGGCATGAGTCCCATGTCGATGGGATCTGCTCAAAGTCCTCCATTACATGGCAGCTTGGACAGTATGGGTGCACACATTCAGGATATTCATGCTGGATAA